From one Salmo salar chromosome ssa09, Ssal_v3.1, whole genome shotgun sequence genomic stretch:
- the LOC106612462 gene encoding uncharacterized protein, with the protein MKRRTHPFISTVLMKSHSAKPSIQLKKNNMHLKVVIFALSFLTTKAYPLHRTSRETSQALQDIMTNQAHEKTDLNKDVNGMWKSHVENSNLYSHDNPNPMVSEIRHKLTLESERLRTRLRQELTKLRESLALYPAHPQSSESTLASMRDRLGPLIKQLQSALDGNSQELCSHLRLYFQGLEAMESQAAARPTLYLEAVQWISQTLDDSSAEMTFLIQDFKTKMSSMIRELIGTIQGDFWQEVNVRLGQEVQALSLEVQGRVGVLKANLARLLLAPQPLKAVVSTSMEQFCQSVALQDQLFHARIEKHLLGQESQAQSPSEPLSLQPLGLLEEDFSAKLSALLQDILHNVQ; encoded by the exons ATGAAAAGAAGGACCCATCCCTTTATAAGCACGGTCTTGATGAAGAGTCATTCTGCCAAACCTAGTATACAG TTGAAAAAAAACAACATGCATCTCAAAGTAGTGATCTTCGCCTTGTCATTTTTGACAACCAAAG CATACCCACTCCACCGTACCAGCAGAGAAACATCACAGGCACTACAGGACATAATGACCAATCAGGCTCATGAGAAGACAGATCTCAACAAGGATGTCAA CGGGATGTGGAAGAGCCATGTGGAGAACAGCAACCTGTATTCCCACGACAACCCCAACCCCATGGTGAGCGAGATCAGGCACAAGCTTACCCTGGAGTCCGAGAGGCTGCGCACCCGCCTTCGCCAGGAGCTCACTAAGCTGAGGGAGAGTCTCGCCCTGTACCCTGCCCACCCCCAGTCCAGCGAGTCCACCCTGGCCAGCATGAGAGATCGCCTAGGCCCCCTGATCAAGCAGCTCCAGAGCGCCTTGGACGGCAACAGCCAGGAGCTGTGTAGCCACCTCAGGCTCTACTTTCAGGGATTGGAGGCCATGGAAAGCCAGGCGGCGGCCAGACCCACCCTATACCTGGAGGCTGTGCAGTGGATCAGCCAGACCTTGGACGACAGCAGTGCCGAAATGACCTTCCTCATCCAGGACTTCAAAACCAAGATGTCCAGCATGATCAGGGAGCTCATTGGTACCATTCAGGGGGACTTCTGGCAGGAGGTGAATGTCCGGCTGGGACAGGAGGTGCAGGCGTTGAGTCTGGAAGTCCAGGGCAGGGTGGGGGTGCTGAAAGCAAATCTGGCCCGTCTCCTGCTGGCTCCGCAGCCCCTCAAGGCAGTGGTGTCCACCAGTATGGAGCAGTTCTGCCAGAGTGTCGCCTTACAGGACCAGTTGTTCCATGCCCGAATTGAAAAGCACCTTCTGGGGCAGGAGTCACAGGCTCAGAGCCCCAGCGAGCCGCTCTCTCTACAACCTCTGGGTTTATTGGAGGAGGACTTCTCTGCGAAACTAAGTGCTCTCCTCCAGGACATTCTTCACAATGTCCAGTAA